From Mycobacteriales bacterium, the proteins below share one genomic window:
- the glgC gene encoding glucose-1-phosphate adenylyltransferase, which produces MRANPRVLGIVLAGGEGKRLWPLTADRAKPAVPFGGSYRLVDFVLSNLVNAGYLRIAVLTQYKSHSLDRHITQTWRMSTILGNYVTPVPAQQRLGPRWFTGSADAIFQSFNLIYDDQPDHIVVFGADHVYRMDPRQMVEQHIESKAAVTVAGIRVPRNEASGFGIIDADENGRIKGFLEKPTDPPGLPDSPNESYASMGNYVFTTEALVEALRTDAGDEASIHDMGGSIIPMLTKDGAARVYDFADNDVPGASERDRGYWRDVGTMDSYYDAHMDLVAVHPIFNLYNKEWPIFTNTPQLPPAKFVEGGLAQESIVGAGTILAGSTVRHSVIFPGVTVLQGAYVEGSVLMPGTRVEAGAVVRRAILDKNVQVPAGAHIGVDTELDKQRYHVSDAGIVVLGKGELAQP; this is translated from the coding sequence ATGCGCGCGAACCCTCGTGTCCTGGGGATTGTTCTCGCGGGGGGCGAGGGAAAACGTCTGTGGCCGCTGACGGCCGACCGCGCCAAGCCCGCGGTCCCCTTCGGTGGCTCCTACCGGCTGGTCGACTTCGTCCTGTCCAACCTGGTCAACGCCGGGTATCTGCGGATCGCGGTGCTGACCCAGTACAAGTCGCACTCGCTGGACCGGCACATCACCCAGACCTGGCGGATGTCGACGATCCTCGGCAACTATGTGACGCCGGTGCCGGCCCAGCAGCGGCTCGGCCCGCGCTGGTTCACCGGCAGCGCCGACGCGATCTTCCAGAGCTTCAACCTGATCTACGACGACCAGCCCGACCACATCGTCGTCTTCGGCGCCGACCACGTGTACCGGATGGATCCCCGGCAGATGGTCGAGCAGCACATCGAGAGCAAGGCCGCGGTCACCGTGGCCGGCATCCGGGTGCCGCGCAACGAGGCCAGCGGCTTCGGCATCATCGACGCCGACGAGAACGGCAGGATCAAGGGCTTCCTGGAGAAGCCCACCGACCCGCCCGGCCTGCCCGACAGCCCCAACGAGTCGTACGCGTCGATGGGCAACTACGTCTTCACCACCGAAGCGCTGGTCGAGGCGCTGCGCACGGACGCCGGTGACGAGGCCTCGATCCACGACATGGGCGGCAGCATCATCCCGATGCTGACCAAGGACGGCGCCGCCCGGGTGTACGACTTCGCCGACAACGACGTGCCCGGCGCCTCCGAGCGGGACCGCGGCTACTGGCGCGACGTCGGGACCATGGACTCGTACTACGACGCCCACATGGACCTGGTCGCGGTCCACCCGATCTTCAACCTCTACAACAAAGAGTGGCCGATCTTCACCAACACCCCGCAGCTGCCGCCGGCGAAGTTCGTCGAGGGCGGGCTGGCCCAGGAGTCGATCGTCGGGGCCGGCACGATCCTGGCCGGCTCGACCGTGCGGCACTCGGTGATCTTCCCGGGCGTGACCGTCCTGCAGGGGGCGTACGTCGAGGGCAGCGTGCTGATGCCGGGCACCCGGGTCGAGGCCGGCGCGGTCGTCCGGCGCGCCATTCTGGACAAGAACGTGCAGGTCCCGGCAGGTGCGCACATCGGCGTCGACACCGAGCTGGACAAGCAGCGATACCACGTCAGCGACGCCGGGATCGTGGTGCTGGGCAAGGGGGAGCTGGCGCAGCCGTAG
- a CDS encoding TIGR00730 family Rossman fold protein has product MTAIAVYCASASQIDPSYLTLAAEVGTAVGDRGHLLVTGGGSVAMMGAVGKAARAAGAHTVGVIPRHLVLMEVADHDSDELVLVDTMRERKAEMDRRAEAFLVLPGGIGTLEEFFEVWTAASLGMHAKPVVVLDPDGFYDPLWAWLTDLEKRGFVRRAALDTLLLARTVPAALTAAETGRLP; this is encoded by the coding sequence ATGACCGCGATCGCCGTCTACTGCGCGTCCGCCTCCCAGATCGACCCGTCCTACCTCACGCTCGCGGCCGAGGTCGGCACCGCGGTGGGGGACCGGGGCCACCTGCTCGTCACCGGCGGGGGCTCGGTCGCGATGATGGGCGCGGTCGGGAAGGCCGCCCGGGCCGCCGGCGCGCACACCGTCGGGGTGATCCCGCGGCACCTGGTGCTCATGGAGGTCGCCGACCACGACTCGGACGAGCTGGTCCTGGTCGACACGATGCGCGAGCGCAAGGCCGAGATGGACCGGCGGGCCGAGGCGTTCCTGGTGCTGCCGGGCGGGATCGGCACGCTGGAGGAGTTCTTCGAGGTCTGGACCGCGGCCAGCCTCGGCATGCACGCCAAGCCGGTTGTCGTGCTCGACCCGGACGGTTTCTACGACCCGCTCTGGGCCTGGCTGACCGACCTGGAGAAGCGCGGCTTCGTCCGCCGGGCCGCGCTCGACACGCTCCTGCTCGCCCGTACGGTCCCGGCCGCCCTGACCGCCGCCGAGACCGGCCGCCTGCCGTAG
- a CDS encoding TIGR00730 family Rossman fold protein, translating into MTDDGRPDRRLPEYHRGPVVLRRGQIKPGTTDERLLSNRGPKDWVHTDPWRVLRIQSEFVEGFGLLAELPKAVSVFGSARTPRDHPEYEAGRTLGAALARAGFAVITGGGPGVMEAVNRGASEAGGVSVGLGIELPFEQRLNDWVDIGLNFRYFFARKTMFVKYAQAFVILPGGFGTLDELFEALTLVQTRKVTKFPVILYGTAYWAGLIAWIRDTLVPAGKVNPADVELLTLTDDVDETIKLISDADANMEGGPLRPEYDAE; encoded by the coding sequence GTGACCGACGACGGGCGGCCTGACCGGCGGCTGCCCGAGTACCACCGCGGGCCGGTGGTGCTCCGGCGCGGCCAGATCAAGCCCGGCACGACCGACGAGCGGCTGCTGTCCAACCGCGGCCCCAAGGACTGGGTGCACACCGACCCCTGGCGGGTGCTGCGGATCCAGTCCGAGTTCGTGGAGGGCTTCGGGCTGCTGGCCGAGCTGCCCAAGGCGGTCAGCGTGTTCGGCAGCGCCCGTACGCCCCGCGACCACCCCGAGTACGAGGCCGGCCGAACGCTCGGTGCCGCGCTGGCCCGGGCCGGCTTCGCGGTCATCACCGGCGGTGGCCCGGGCGTGATGGAGGCGGTCAACCGGGGCGCGTCCGAGGCCGGCGGGGTCAGCGTCGGGCTCGGCATCGAGCTGCCGTTCGAGCAGCGGCTCAACGACTGGGTCGACATCGGGCTGAACTTCCGGTACTTCTTCGCCCGCAAGACCATGTTCGTCAAGTACGCGCAGGCGTTCGTCATCCTGCCCGGCGGTTTCGGCACCCTGGACGAGCTGTTCGAGGCGCTCACGCTCGTCCAGACCCGGAAGGTGACCAAGTTCCCGGTCATCCTCTACGGCACCGCGTACTGGGCCGGGCTGATCGCCTGGATCCGGGACACCCTGGTGCCGGCGGGCAAGGTCAACCCGGCCGACGTCGAGCTGCTCACGCTCACCGACGACGTGGACGAGACGATCAAGCTCATCAGCGACGCCGACGCCAACATGGAGGGCGGCCCGCTCCGCCCGGAGTACGACGCGGAATGA
- a CDS encoding ABC transporter substrate-binding protein, with amino-acid sequence MKVRRVYVAAAVAMALAAAGCANNEDSDSGTAAAPSGSASSAFSIDSIQKDAALAGQVDSKISADGKLVFGTDPTYEPNEFKQGGKIVGFDVDLGTAIAKKLGLTADFEESKFDAILPALGTRYELGMSSFTDNPDREKVVDFVTYFSAGTQWASKDSAFDPDNACGKKVAVQTGTVQDTDDLPARQKKCAGNAIQIQRYDAQDEATNAVVLGKADAVLADSPVMAGAVKKVGGGLTLVGQVYDAAPYGIAIPKTSGTTKDAVLGAVKALVTDGSYKAITAKWGVSAGAITDPVINGAAS; translated from the coding sequence GTGAAGGTCCGTCGCGTGTACGTCGCCGCCGCGGTGGCGATGGCCCTCGCTGCCGCCGGCTGTGCGAACAACGAGGACTCCGACTCCGGAACCGCGGCCGCGCCGTCCGGGTCGGCCTCGTCGGCCTTCAGCATCGACTCGATCCAGAAGGACGCCGCGCTGGCCGGGCAGGTGGACAGCAAGATCTCCGCCGACGGCAAGCTGGTCTTCGGCACCGACCCGACGTACGAGCCCAACGAGTTCAAGCAGGGCGGCAAGATCGTCGGGTTCGACGTCGACCTGGGCACCGCGATCGCGAAGAAGCTCGGGCTGACCGCGGACTTCGAGGAATCGAAGTTCGACGCGATCCTGCCCGCCCTCGGCACCCGGTACGAGCTGGGCATGTCCTCGTTCACCGACAACCCGGACCGGGAGAAGGTCGTCGACTTCGTCACCTACTTCAGCGCCGGGACGCAGTGGGCCTCGAAGGACTCCGCGTTCGACCCGGACAACGCCTGCGGCAAGAAGGTCGCCGTGCAGACCGGCACCGTGCAGGACACCGACGACCTGCCGGCCCGGCAGAAGAAGTGCGCCGGCAACGCCATCCAGATCCAGCGCTACGACGCCCAGGACGAGGCCACCAACGCGGTCGTGCTCGGCAAGGCCGACGCGGTGCTCGCCGACTCCCCGGTCATGGCCGGCGCGGTGAAGAAGGTCGGCGGCGGGCTCACCCTGGTCGGCCAGGTCTACGACGCCGCGCCGTACGGGATCGCGATCCCGAAGACCTCCGGCACCACCAAGGACGCCGTGCTCGGGGCGGTCAAGGCGCTGGTCACCGACGGCTCGTACAAGGCGATCACGGCCAAGTGGGGGGTCAGCGCCGGGGCGATCACCGACCCGGTGATCAACGGCGCGGCCAGCTGA
- a CDS encoding SRPBCC family protein, translating to MTVRDTSSGPSQVRLEVDVDAPVERTWAAAIDWDRQREWMLGTTVRGTEQGGHGVGARIRAATGFGPLAVVDTMEITGWDPPRGAYVRHLGKVVRGTAAFEVRERPGGSTFGWTEDLDLPLGAVGRLGFRVLRPAFVSGLTLSLRRFADWARTYPGSVGGEG from the coding sequence ATGACGGTCCGGGACACCTCGTCCGGACCGTCCCAGGTCCGGCTGGAGGTCGACGTCGACGCCCCGGTCGAGCGGACCTGGGCCGCTGCGATCGACTGGGACCGGCAGCGGGAGTGGATGCTCGGCACCACCGTGCGCGGCACCGAGCAGGGCGGTCACGGCGTCGGCGCCCGGATCCGGGCCGCGACCGGATTCGGCCCGCTCGCGGTCGTCGACACGATGGAGATCACCGGCTGGGACCCGCCGCGCGGCGCGTACGTCCGGCACCTGGGCAAGGTCGTCCGCGGCACCGCCGCCTTCGAGGTCCGGGAGCGCCCCGGCGGCTCGACGTTCGGCTGGACCGAGGACCTGGACCTGCCGCTCGGGGCGGTCGGCCGGCTCGGCTTCCGGGTGCTGCGGCCCGCGTTCGTCTCCGGGCTGACCCTCTCGCTGCGCCGGTTCGCGGACTGGGCCCGGACGTACCCCGGTTCTGTCGGAGGCGAGGGCTAG
- the glgA gene encoding glycogen synthase has translation MRVGVLTREYPPDVYGGAGVHVDFLVRELRRLVDVEVHCFGGPREGAVAHSVPDGLTRSNPALQTLGVDLEIAEAVADCDVLHSHTWYANVAGVLGGLLHGVPHVLSAHSLEPQRPWKVEQLGGGYRVSSWAERTAYRNADAVIAVSHGMKSDIMAVYPFMDPDKVHVVHNGIDAMLYAPDPATDVLERHGIDTSRPYVIFVGRITRQKGVGHLLEAAKSFVPEAQLVLCAGAPDTPEIGTATAAAVEELRASRTGVVWISEMLPRADVVQLLTHATLFVCPSVYEPLGIVNLEAMACETAVVASAVGGIPEVVEDGKTGTLVPYAGSYPEGFEAALAEAVNALVTDPAKAAEMGRAGRARAEREFGWDAIARRTIEVYGSLR, from the coding sequence GTGCGAGTGGGAGTGCTGACGCGGGAGTATCCGCCTGACGTCTACGGGGGTGCCGGCGTTCACGTCGACTTCCTCGTCCGCGAGTTGCGGCGGCTGGTCGATGTCGAGGTGCACTGCTTCGGGGGGCCCCGGGAGGGCGCCGTGGCGCACTCGGTGCCCGACGGGCTGACCCGCTCCAACCCCGCGCTGCAGACGCTCGGGGTCGACCTGGAGATCGCCGAGGCGGTCGCCGACTGCGACGTGCTGCACTCCCACACCTGGTACGCGAACGTCGCCGGCGTGCTCGGCGGGCTGCTGCACGGCGTGCCGCACGTGCTCTCCGCGCACTCGCTGGAGCCGCAGCGGCCGTGGAAGGTCGAGCAGCTCGGCGGCGGCTACCGGGTGTCGTCCTGGGCCGAGCGGACCGCGTACCGCAACGCCGACGCGGTGATCGCGGTCAGCCACGGGATGAAGTCCGACATCATGGCGGTGTACCCGTTCATGGACCCGGACAAGGTGCACGTCGTCCACAACGGCATCGACGCGATGCTCTACGCGCCGGATCCCGCGACCGACGTGCTGGAGCGGCACGGGATCGACACCTCCCGGCCGTACGTGATCTTCGTCGGGCGGATCACCCGGCAGAAGGGCGTCGGGCACCTGCTCGAGGCGGCCAAGTCGTTCGTGCCCGAGGCCCAGCTGGTGCTCTGCGCGGGCGCGCCGGACACGCCGGAGATCGGCACGGCCACGGCGGCCGCGGTCGAGGAGCTGCGGGCGAGCCGGACCGGGGTGGTCTGGATCTCCGAGATGCTGCCCCGCGCGGACGTGGTCCAGCTGCTCACCCACGCCACCCTGTTCGTCTGCCCCTCGGTGTACGAGCCGCTCGGCATCGTGAACCTGGAGGCGATGGCCTGCGAGACCGCGGTCGTCGCCTCGGCCGTCGGCGGGATCCCCGAGGTGGTCGAGGACGGCAAGACCGGGACCCTCGTGCCGTACGCGGGCTCGTACCCGGAGGGGTTCGAGGCTGCCCTGGCCGAGGCGGTGAACGCGCTGGTCACCGACCCGGCGAAAGCGGCCGAGATGGGCCGGGCGGGGCGGGCCCGGGCCGAGCGGGAGTTCGGCTGGGACGCGATCGCCCGCCGGACCATCGAGGTGTACGGGTCGCTGCGCTGA
- a CDS encoding enoyl-CoA hydratase-related protein yields MSDTVLVSMSEGVATITLNRPDALNSLTVELKEALLETFLQVAADPAARAVVLTGAGRGFSAGQDLREHADLLAAGDASPLNTVERHYNPICLALATMPKPVIAAVNGIAAGAGASLTFACDFRIAADNAKFLLAFANVGLGLDTGASWTLPRLIGHARATALAILAEPVSASAALEMGLVNAVVPADEVQTAAFELAARLAAGPTAAYAAIKEALAYSAAHPLASALEKEGVLQNALGASPDHRDATAAFVRKERPVFRGY; encoded by the coding sequence GTGTCCGACACCGTACTGGTGAGCATGAGCGAGGGCGTCGCGACGATCACGTTGAATCGTCCTGACGCCCTCAACTCGCTCACCGTGGAGCTCAAAGAGGCGTTGCTGGAGACGTTTCTGCAGGTCGCCGCGGACCCCGCGGCGCGGGCCGTGGTGCTCACCGGGGCGGGCCGCGGCTTCAGCGCCGGGCAGGACCTGCGCGAGCACGCCGACCTGCTGGCGGCCGGCGACGCGAGCCCGCTGAACACGGTCGAGCGGCACTACAACCCGATCTGCCTGGCCCTGGCGACCATGCCCAAGCCGGTGATCGCGGCCGTGAACGGGATCGCGGCCGGCGCCGGCGCGTCGCTGACGTTCGCCTGCGACTTCCGGATCGCGGCCGACAACGCGAAGTTCCTGCTCGCGTTCGCGAACGTCGGGCTGGGCCTGGACACCGGCGCGTCCTGGACGCTGCCCCGGCTGATCGGGCACGCCCGGGCCACCGCGCTGGCCATCCTGGCCGAGCCGGTGAGCGCCTCCGCCGCGCTGGAGATGGGGCTGGTCAACGCCGTCGTCCCGGCCGACGAGGTGCAGACGGCCGCCTTCGAGCTGGCCGCCCGGCTCGCCGCCGGCCCGACCGCCGCGTACGCCGCGATCAAGGAGGCGCTGGCCTACTCGGCCGCGCACCCGCTGGCCTCCGCACTGGAGAAGGAGGGCGTGCTGCAGAACGCGCTCGGCGCCAGCCCCGACCACCGGGACGCGACGGCCGCGTTCGTCCGCAAGGAGCGGCCCGTCTTCCGGGGCTACTGA
- the folP gene encoding dihydropteroate synthase yields MPLRLGRRSFGDDELVVMAIVNRTPDSFYDRGATYALGAALDAVDRAVAEGAGIVDIGGVKAGPGAEVDPAEELRRTAELVAAVRAGHPELVISVDTWRSQVARTLAAEGADLLNDTWGGTDPELAAVAAEHGAGLVCAHAGGLPPRTRPHRVAYDDVVADVVTTVTGLAERAVAAGVRADGILIDPAHDFGKNTRHSLEVTRRLGELVATGWPVLVSLSRKDFVGETLDLPPGERLEGTLAATAVSAWLGARVFRAHDVAATRRALDTVASIRGTRPPAVSRRGLA; encoded by the coding sequence GTGCCGTTGCGCCTGGGCCGCCGCAGTTTCGGCGACGACGAGCTGGTCGTGATGGCGATCGTGAACCGGACCCCGGACTCGTTCTACGACCGCGGCGCGACCTACGCGCTGGGCGCCGCCCTGGACGCGGTCGACCGCGCGGTGGCCGAGGGCGCCGGGATCGTGGACATCGGCGGGGTGAAGGCCGGACCCGGCGCCGAGGTCGACCCGGCCGAGGAGCTGCGCCGGACCGCCGAGCTGGTCGCCGCGGTCCGGGCCGGGCACCCGGAGCTGGTCATCAGCGTGGACACCTGGCGCTCGCAGGTCGCCCGGACGCTGGCCGCCGAGGGCGCCGACCTGCTCAACGACACCTGGGGCGGCACCGACCCGGAGCTGGCCGCGGTCGCGGCCGAGCACGGCGCCGGGCTGGTCTGCGCGCACGCGGGCGGGCTGCCGCCGCGCACCCGCCCGCATCGGGTCGCGTACGACGACGTGGTGGCGGACGTGGTCACGACCGTGACCGGGCTGGCCGAGCGGGCAGTCGCGGCCGGGGTCCGGGCCGACGGGATCCTCATCGACCCGGCCCACGACTTCGGCAAGAACACCCGGCACTCGCTGGAGGTGACCCGGCGGCTCGGCGAGCTGGTCGCGACCGGCTGGCCGGTGCTGGTCTCGCTGTCCCGCAAGGACTTCGTCGGCGAGACGCTCGATCTGCCGCCGGGCGAGCGGCTGGAGGGCACGCTCGCGGCGACGGCGGTCTCGGCCTGGTTGGGGGCGCGGGTCTTCCGCGCGCACGATGTCGCCGCGACCCGGCGGGCGCTGGACACCGTCGCCTCCATCCGCGGCACCCGCCCCCCGGCCGTATCCCGGCGCGGCCTCGCCTGA
- a CDS encoding peptidyl-tRNA hydrolase, producing MTGVQAGDPRDLAPQYVLPLVVRVERADPPARTDALEGAAQAVLTLLTDPRTEGDGDWAEAVRAWSDARIRKVVRRARGAEWRRAEALDGITVTHGTAEVRVFPPVPLDAWPRDLARLQVSGTDFDDPDPPAPPAPGVPVLWLNPAVELTAGKAMAQVGHAAQLGLVALDEADARKWRDDRFPVAVRVADRSRWEDLLARDLPVVRDAGFTEVAPGTCTAVAEILRA from the coding sequence GTGACGGGAGTGCAGGCGGGGGATCCGCGGGATCTGGCGCCGCAGTACGTGCTGCCGCTGGTGGTCCGCGTGGAGCGGGCCGACCCGCCGGCGCGGACCGACGCGCTGGAGGGCGCGGCCCAGGCCGTCCTCACCCTGCTCACCGATCCTCGTACGGAAGGTGACGGCGACTGGGCCGAGGCGGTCCGGGCCTGGTCCGACGCCCGGATCCGCAAGGTCGTCCGCCGGGCCCGCGGCGCCGAGTGGCGCCGGGCCGAGGCCCTCGACGGCATCACCGTGACGCACGGCACAGCCGAGGTCCGGGTCTTCCCGCCGGTCCCGCTGGACGCCTGGCCCCGGGACCTGGCCCGGCTGCAGGTCTCCGGCACCGACTTCGACGACCCGGACCCGCCGGCCCCGCCCGCGCCCGGCGTCCCGGTCCTGTGGCTGAACCCGGCCGTCGAGCTCACCGCGGGCAAGGCGATGGCCCAGGTCGGGCACGCGGCCCAGCTCGGCCTGGTCGCCCTGGACGAGGCCGACGCCCGGAAGTGGCGCGACGACCGCTTCCCGGTCGCGGTCCGGGTCGCCGACCGCTCCCGCTGGGAGGACCTGCTGGCCCGGGACCTGCCGGTGGTCCGCGACGCCGGCTTCACCGAGGTCGCGCCGGGCACCTGCACGGCGGTGGCGGAGATACTCCGGGCATGA
- a CDS encoding DivIVA domain-containing protein, whose product MGTVLGYIIALLVVGGVLFLVASYAFGRGEEMAPVLPEGTPVELPEDRLADGDDLRGLRLSVALRGYRMDEVDWLLDRLSEQVDTRDREIARLRSVLHVEPVDEPEPTHLYGDRYAREEHGEDAVEDEGSNGHRPRAVPEDLRPDSGARPDEPARDVHTHRAESE is encoded by the coding sequence GTGGGTACGGTGCTGGGCTACATCATCGCGCTGCTCGTGGTCGGCGGCGTGCTGTTCCTCGTCGCGTCGTACGCGTTCGGCCGGGGCGAGGAGATGGCGCCGGTGCTGCCCGAGGGCACGCCGGTCGAGCTGCCGGAGGACCGGCTGGCCGACGGCGACGACCTGCGCGGGCTGCGGCTGTCGGTGGCGCTGCGCGGCTACCGGATGGACGAGGTCGACTGGCTGCTGGACCGGCTGTCCGAACAGGTCGACACCCGGGACCGGGAGATCGCCCGGCTCCGCTCGGTCCTGCACGTCGAGCCCGTCGACGAGCCCGAGCCCACCCACCTGTACGGGGACCGGTACGCCCGCGAGGAGCACGGCGAGGACGCGGTCGAGGACGAGGGCAGCAACGGGCACCGGCCCCGTGCCGTCCCCGAGGACCTGCGCCCGGACTCCGGGGCGCGCCCGGACGAACCGGCCCGCGACGTCCACACCCACCGGGCCGAGTCCGAATGA
- a CDS encoding enoyl-CoA hydratase/isomerase family protein — protein sequence MTLVDLADRDAGVVLLTLNDPDRRNAMTAQMGADLAAALAELGTRDDVRVVVLTGAGSAFSGGGDLALLADKAADAKAGHDQTAPMRRFYEAFLSVVDAPFPVLAAVNGHAIGAGACVAIACDLTVMSKDAAIGFNFVRLGIHPGMGGSWSLPRLVGPQRAAELLYTGRLLSGEEAAEYGMALQAVAPKDVLPRTLELATAIARSAPQPVRQLKQSLAGAGSRTLAEQLDVEAAAQAENYRTADVDEGLRAARDRRPPHFQGA from the coding sequence ATGACCCTCGTCGATCTCGCCGACCGGGACGCCGGCGTCGTCCTGCTCACCCTGAACGACCCGGACCGCCGCAACGCGATGACCGCACAGATGGGCGCGGACCTGGCCGCCGCGCTGGCCGAGCTGGGCACCCGCGACGACGTCCGCGTGGTCGTGCTCACCGGGGCCGGCTCGGCGTTCTCGGGCGGCGGGGACCTGGCCCTGCTGGCGGACAAGGCCGCGGACGCCAAGGCCGGGCACGACCAGACCGCCCCGATGCGCCGGTTCTACGAGGCGTTCCTGTCCGTGGTCGACGCGCCGTTCCCGGTGCTCGCGGCCGTGAACGGACACGCGATCGGCGCGGGCGCCTGCGTCGCGATCGCCTGCGACCTGACCGTCATGTCGAAGGACGCGGCGATCGGCTTCAACTTCGTCCGGCTCGGGATCCACCCCGGGATGGGCGGCTCCTGGTCGCTGCCCCGGCTGGTCGGGCCGCAGCGGGCGGCCGAGCTGCTCTACACCGGGCGGCTGCTGTCCGGCGAGGAGGCGGCCGAGTACGGCATGGCGCTGCAGGCGGTCGCGCCCAAGGACGTGCTGCCGCGGACGCTGGAGCTGGCCACCGCGATCGCCCGCAGCGCGCCGCAGCCGGTCCGCCAGCTCAAGCAGTCGCTGGCCGGCGCGGGCAGCCGGACGCTGGCCGAGCAGCTCGACGTCGAGGCCGCGGCCCAGGCCGAGAACTACCGGACGGCGGACGTCGACGAGGGCCTGCGCGCCGCCCGCGACCGCCGCCCCCCGCACTTCCAGGGCGCGTAG
- a CDS encoding DUF3117 domain-containing protein, with the protein MAAMKPRTGDGPLEVTKEGRGIVMRVPLEGGGRLVVEMSAEEATALGDALKSAAG; encoded by the coding sequence ATGGCGGCCATGAAGCCGCGGACGGGTGACGGTCCGCTCGAGGTCACCAAGGAGGGGCGCGGCATCGTCATGCGCGTCCCGCTGGAGGGCGGCGGTCGCCTCGTCGTCGAGATGTCGGCCGAGGAGGCCACCGCGCTCGGTGACGCCCTCAAGTCTGCCGCCGGCTGA
- a CDS encoding DNA-3-methyladenine glycosylase I, protein MGADGRPRCGWAGATEIYRGYHDDEWGVPQRDEVRLYEKLCLEAFQSGLSWLTILRKREAFRSAFSGFEPEKVAAFGPDDVARLMADAGIVRNRAKVDAAIANARATLELPAGLAALLWSFAPDPATRARPRTFADVAATTPESTAMAKELRKRGFKFVGPTTAYALMQACGLVDDHLVGCWRAG, encoded by the coding sequence GTGGGCGCGGACGGGCGCCCGCGCTGCGGCTGGGCCGGCGCGACCGAGATCTACCGGGGCTACCACGACGACGAGTGGGGCGTGCCCCAGCGCGACGAGGTCCGGCTGTACGAGAAGCTCTGCCTGGAGGCGTTCCAGTCCGGGCTGTCCTGGCTGACGATCCTGCGCAAGCGGGAGGCGTTCCGGTCCGCGTTCTCCGGGTTCGAGCCGGAGAAGGTGGCCGCCTTCGGGCCGGACGACGTGGCCCGGCTGATGGCCGACGCCGGCATCGTCCGCAACCGGGCCAAGGTCGACGCGGCCATCGCCAACGCCCGGGCCACGCTGGAGCTGCCGGCCGGGCTGGCCGCGCTGCTCTGGTCGTTCGCGCCCGACCCGGCGACCCGGGCCCGGCCGCGGACGTTCGCCGACGTCGCGGCGACCACGCCGGAGTCGACCGCGATGGCCAAGGAGCTGCGCAAGCGCGGCTTCAAGTTCGTCGGTCCCACCACGGCGTACGCGTTGATGCAGGCCTGCGGGCTGGTCGACGACCACCTGGTCGGCTGCTGGCGGGCCGGCTGA